The following is a genomic window from Chaetodon trifascialis isolate fChaTrf1 chromosome 13, fChaTrf1.hap1, whole genome shotgun sequence.
AAGGAAGCGGTGCACTCTCTGGCTCCAAATGCATTTCTTTTATTCAGATGATGTTCCAGCCCTCAGGTCCTCTTCAAGATCCACAGTCATGTTAGAGGCACTGAGACCTGTTTAACTGGTTTGTTGAGCAGGGCTCACTCTAGTAACACGTCTGATGGTGGTTAGATAATCATGTTCGAGTGAAAATCATCATCAAGAGGGCCTCAAGCGGTCTTTTTAAGAACAATACAGTGACAGGAGCTACAGCCAATCACATAACTTCAAACATAAATGACAAAAAGACTGCGTCtgattcatgttttttcatctgATAGTTCTTCTATGTTGAGCATTGAGTTTTCAGAGCTCTACTCATCTTTCCAACATATGACATACCACAGAGGTAAATGATAAAAGTGATTTAAAGTGACATTAAATCATTCCTTTTAATGGGATCTCCTGACCTGTGTGAGGGTGATTCAAACTGTTAAAATCAACCACCACAGGAGCGGTTCCCTCAGGAATAAAAGGCAAAAGCAGCTTGAAGTCAGACTTTCCCTGCAGACCTAAAACTGAAGGTTGTTAATCTACAGCATGGCACAGAAAGGGATGAGTGCTTCCAGAAAACTAGACTGACCAATGTTTGCATGCCCAAAAGCAAAATTCAAACACAGAGGTTTTGGATTTTATGTGATTGTTGGAAGACAAGGGAGCGCTGTGATGGCCGAGTGGTTAAGGCGTTGGACTCGAAATCCGATGGGGTTTCCCCGCGCAGGTTCAAATCCTGCTCACAGCGTACTTTCCTCACATCTTAATGGTGATTAATTAATAGTTCTGAATTTAGAACTGCTGAACACTGACAGCAAAGGAAACTCATGCTCTTCTTGAGTAGAGAAAGTTCCTTCCTATCTATGTGATGCTATGCTGTGACTGTGAGGAGAGACAACAGTAGCTTTTAGGACTTTATTATAGGCAGCTCAACAAGGACGAAAGGAAGTACTTCCACGTTCTTGATGAAGATGATAGATCCCTTAAGGTTTCTGTAGCAGACACAGGGTTGTtgaggatggtgatggtggACAGTGTTGAGGGACTTCTCCTGAAGCCCAGTCATCTTCACAGTTCTGAGCGTGTTCAGCTCCAGGTTGTTCTGACTGCACCACAGGACCAGCTGTTTGACCTCCCACCTGTATGCAGACTTGCCACTGTCTCAAATGAGGCTGATCACTGTTGTATCATCTGCAAAGTTCAGGGGTTTAACAGGGGTAGGAGAGGAGCTGGGGGCAGAGCATGCATCCCTGCACGGCTCCAGTGCTAATGGTTCAGATGCTGGATGTGATTTTCCCCAGCCTCAccttctgcttcctgtctgtcaggaagTTTGTTATCCACTGACAGGTGGAGGCTGGCACAGGGAGCCTGGTGAGTTATGGGTGGAGGATTTTCAAGACTATGGTGTTGAACTTTGAGCTGTAGTCCACATATGTCCCTGGGTGTTTGAAGCATGGTGGAATTTCACACAGCTCCAGTGATTTGTTGAAAATTTGTGTGAAGATGGGTGTcagctggacagacagcagggggCCTGATGCCTTCCTGATCTTCTGTCTCTTGAAGAGGTGCCACACATCCTCTACAGATCCTGAATGTTGGTGGGGGGTCAGTGGGGAGAGATGAGAGTGGTGCAgggagtgtgaatggttgttttgATGTCCAGGTGGGTGATGGTTATTGATGGGGGCCTATCAAACctttattaaaatgatttcacGTTTAGTTGATGGTTCTCGGTTGTAGCTACCAACTACAGGAGATGAATGACAAGATCACGGTTAAGGACTTTACTTCTAGGGGATTTTATTGGGTTTTCACACTGTAGCTGTTCCCCTGCtataaaacacataatgagcGTTGACGTCCAACGAGTTAATCATTCCTTTCCTCACTTGAATGCAGCATCCCGACCGCACGCTTTTGTCCAATCAAAGTCGGAGTTTGAATCGTATCTCGACGACGATTGGCTGAATCGCCTGTCAGCCATCTTTTCAGGGCGTTGCCAATCTCGGCAGCTGTCAGATTCAAGGGAAGAGCCTCGCGCACGAACTGTAAAAACACGGGTTTGTTCAGGCTGCCGGACAGATGAATGTCGTACATATCTGAGCAGAAATGATCTTCTGAGTATCAAAGGTGCGCACGTCATTTCTAAACGAGTCATTTCAACTAATACGTGAGTACCAGATGTTGAAGACACGTCTCACCGCGCCCTCAGGTTTAACTGACGCTGTGCACTCCTGATGTTTTTAGCATGCGCCTAGCTAGCGCTAACGGTCATCTGGAAGTGACAATGGTGGTGTCATGGGACAGCAGCTGGCGTCTGAGGCTGTTCGACGTGACATAACGGTTGTTTTAGTTTGCTACGGCGTCGTTAGATCGAAGAAGTCTCCTGTCATTGAATGAAGAGGGGTAACTTGATTGAGCTAATTTAGCTAACGGTATGTTCATGCCCAGAGGCGGAAATAGGGATTCTTGGCACCCTGAGAGACTGTTACTCAGCCAACAGCTCCACCTTCAGCTTTTATATTAAAACCATTCATCTTAGTTTCTTTTCTGTTCCCTCCAGGAGACGTACGATTTGCAGTCTCATTCTCTGTTCTGTATCATTAGATTGTGTATTTCTGTCATGCCTCTTCTTAGTCCTCCATGGTATTTTTTTCCATCCTTGCATTTCTCCAGAGTGCTGATACTCCCCAGCCATCACCTGACCACCCTGACCCTTGTCCCATCATCAACATGGAGACTGCCAACAACTACGTGCTGATCCATGGGAAGAACATATCCCATAACACCCTGGTGGGCTCCACCGCGGTGCCCCACATGTCCATCGACAAGCTTTTCCCGGCTCTGCTCGAGTGCTTTGGCATCATTTTGTGTGGCTACATAGCTGGCAGGTATGACTGTGCACGTTGACACACCTGAAGTGATGTTTTTACCCCAGTTTTCCAGGAAGTTCTTATGGAAGCTTTGATTGACCCTTTAAACGAGTTCAAAATGAACAGCAGCCCTCAAGCAAATGTCAATTTTAGATAAAGATGATCATTCTTCTTACGTGCGTTCATGGGCATTTCTTCCACTTCTACCTGCAGGGCTGATATCATCACAGAGAGCCAGGCGAAAGGTTTGGGGAACTTTGTGTCTAAGTTTGCTCTTCCAGCCCTGCTCTTTAAAAACATGGTGCTGTTGGACTTTGGAGACGTCATCTGGGCGTTTCTGTGGAGCGTCCTGGTCGCTAAGGTTGGTGTCTGTGCGTCTTTGTTCGTGTGGTCTcgtaacaacaaacaaacgcCCTGACGTCGATGCTCCCATCCTGTGTGCAGGTGACGGtgtttgtgctggtgtgtgtgctcactCTGATGGTGGCCAGTCCAGACAGCAGGTACAGCAAAGCCGGCCTGTACGCCATCTTCGCTACGCAGAGCAATGACTTCGCCCTAGGATACCCTATAGGTGAGGCGGACTCAAAACACATCCGCACTGATGTAAACAGTGTCATTAAGACTCAAAGAGAAGTCATTCCTCTCtcgttttctctctgtctccttgttTGTAGTCGATGCTTTGTATCGGAGCACATACCCAGAGTACCTCCAGTACATCTATCTTGTTGCTCCGGTGTCCCTCATGCTCCTCAATCCCATCGGCTTCGCCTTTTGTGAGGTGCAGAAGTGGAGGCAGGCCAGCcattcacagcacagcactcTTAGCATCCTGGGAGTTGTAGTCCTGCAGGTGTTTTTCTTACTCTGGCAAACTTTAAGTCAGACTTGAAGCTCTCATCCGCTGTGTTTCTGTCTAACCCTCTTCCTGTCACGTCTCCAGGTGTTGAAGAACCCAGTCGTGTTCATGGTGATAGTGGGAATCGCTGCCCACTTCGCCCTGGGCCAGCAGATCcctgctgtgctgtcagagtTCATAGATGGCCTGGCTAACTCCTTTGGAGGGGCGGCCTTGTTTTACCTTGGCCTCACTATGGCAAGTTTGATTTGTTCAGTCTTGATTTATTTGGATGTAGTTAAGCTTTTGTTACTGTTAGcctaaatgtattttattttgattctctACTGCAcggtattttatttttttagctaggtattatttatctattttcaACAGTTCTGAGCTGTGTGTAAATCTGAAGGTTATCATCTGCTTCTGTTGCAGGTCGGCCAGCTTAGAAAACTAACCAGAGATACTGGAGTCGCCTTGATCCTCCTCATCACAGCCAAACTGTAAGTGTGCGCATGTGAAAGTGTTTATTTAAAGGAAGTATTTATCACATATGTAActacaatatacagtatagaCCTACACTATGTAAGAGGAGGCATAATACGAATAATTAAAGTTACCAGGGTTTTTATACAGAGTGTCAGTATTTGATCGGTGTTTCCCGTCTTGATCTTCATTAACGTGGATTCCTTAAACAGCTGGTGATTAATAAAAGGTCACGGATTTGTTTTCtggctctctctgcctcctctctctccagcctggTGATGCCGCTGGTCTGTAAAGACATGGTGGATATTCTGGATGTGGGAGTGAACAGCACAAGCGCCAACCACACCAGTCTGTCTAACTTTGCTTTCCTGTATGGAGTCTTCCCAACTGCACCCAGTGTGGCCATCTATGCTGGACACTACAACATGGAGCTGGAGGTGGTAAGTGGCATGGATGCAGTAATCccactttaaaaaacaattcTGTCCTCTGATATTTCCACTTTAGACGACATACTTAAAATTCTCTCAAGGCAAATGAATATCATCTGATCCAAGTTATGATTAAGTGCAGCTCTCTTGTATCCAGATTACTGTCAGTTAGTGCTCTTCCTTGTGTTATTAGATTTCTTCCACTCCGTCCTTCCTTTAGGTAACATCAGGGATGGTCATCAGcacgtttctgtctgctccCATCATGTACGTGTCGGCCTGGTTGTTAACGATCCCTCTAATGGACCCGACGCCCCTGGTGACAGAACTGGAAAATGTTAGCTTCAACATTAGCATTGTCAGCCTCGTAGCACTGGTGAGTATGTTAGCGGACATATCCTGGAGTAAGACCAGCGGTTTTCCCTCAGTGTATCCGTCagtctgacaggaagtgatgctgaAAAGAAGCATGGCGAGATGAGAAACATGAGAATATGATTAAGTGTTTTCCATTAGGTTTAGGTTACATGGGAGCAGTGGTTTGAGCTTATGGACAGGAAGTTGTTACTGACAGAAGATGAATAATTGAGTGATTTTCAGATTACAGGAATAGAATTTGTGATCATGTTCCCGTTTCTCCTCTCAGGTGTGGACCATAATGGTGATGTTGCTGAGCAGGAAATTTAACAGACTTCCTCACCTCTTTGCCTTAAACCTTTTCCTGGCTCAGGTCAGTGTCCAGTCACAAATCAAGTCATTTAAAGCGTCAAAGCTTCACCAGCGATGCTTTCTTAACGCGATATTTGGAGGTCATTTTAGAGTTTGAGGCATTCACTTTCCTGTTCTTGACCTGCTGTGCTCTAGTTTTTGGTGTGCGTCAGTATGATCCTGTGGAACTTCTTGGTGAAAAAAGAGGATAATCTGGTCGGCAAAATTCTCACCTTCACCCTGCTCTACGGCTCTCTGTACAGCACCTACATTTGGACAGGTAAGTGTGTGGATTTGTGGACGCAATGCTAAAATTAATGGTGCTCGTTATTTACGTgcagttttgttgtgttttttcaggttTAATCCCTCTCTGTCTGGCTCTGACCAGCAGAGATGATCTGCTGAGACTGCGACCAGGAGTGTTCATGATTTTGGGCTGGGGGTAGGTCAGCACACCCAAACACCTCAACACTCCTCATCTCAGatatgaagaaaaacatgaaacctGTATGaacagcattgtgtgtgtgcgctcaggGTCCCCTTCCTGATGGTTGGAGGTCTTCTGATATCAGGAGAGAGGACTGATACCATAGACTCTGCCTTCTTCTACGGTCGAGCTCAGGTTAGAAAAACTCCTTCTTTTCACGGCTCAAgtctgtttatttcctgtttggCCTCTCTATTTCTTCttattttatccagatttttttattattattttatattaatcTCAGAGTAAACAGACCGTTTTACTCATGTTCTGTTCTCTCTTATTCCAGATAATCTGCACAGCAGTGGTGCTCGCGGTCAGCCTGCTGCTTGGAGCAATATCTCTGATGGGTCTCAGCCAGGGAGACCGGGAGCAGAGAGGCTACCAGGccctgagcagagctgctgtgacgGGCATCAATGATGAGCCGAGGGCCCCTGGTGGCCAGGAGGatccacagcaacaacaacaacaacctccaCAGATGGTAAATTCACCTGCCTGCAGCATCAACTCAGGTAACTCTGCTCTGAAATCCGACTAACATTTCTGCCTGAATAAAACCTGCATGTTATCTGAGTGTGCtgtcagctgaaatgagttCAATCCATACTCACCTGATGATCTACAGCAGATATTTGtactgtttctgttgtgtttccagACCTCCACAGCTTCTCTTCTCTCCAGACGTTACCTGACATGATCGCCAGCACACAAAGGGAGCGCACAAACAGCACAGGTaacaagcagttttttttttcatcttacatttaagaaatgaaacagaaagatgttgatctgttttcttctgcaacagaaaaatgttttattgtgtaataaaacagaaaactgagaTTAATTTTGCTCGTTCATAACAGTGTGAGCTGGACGTTTAGACAGTGACTTGTGGTCGTTCTGCTTTGTTTCCCCTCCAGGCCACAGTGGGGCGCTGTGTGACGGGCAGCAGCAGggttcttcctcctctgagcagcCGCTGAATCTGCCACCACCTGGGCCTCAAACCACTGATGACAAACAGACAGTGCGACACgttctgctgtgtctgctgctctttgtcagCCTGCTAGCGGTGCGCATTAAACGCtcattaagtgtgtgtgaatgtgtgagtgtaGTTAGCAAATtagcaggaagtgaaaaaatGCATTCTCCAGATAGTAGATGTGTGGAAAGGCTGATGGAAAAACGGTGTTTTGCACAGTTTACTGAGGTGGTGGAGGGTTGCATGTCACCCAAAATCTCTCCTtatctgctgagctgagctgtgaacTGTAAAGATAAATGTCCTGATGTCTGATTGGGGAACGTCTCTGTCTGCAGAACCTGTCCAGCTGTCTGTGGTGGTTGTTCAACAAAGATCCAGGAAGACTTTACCTTGAACTGCAGTTCTTCTGCGCCATAGCAAACTATGGACAGGTACTGTACCAGTGTTAGTCGTCAGTGTTAAACGTGTGAACGTGTGAACTTTAAATCCAtaactctctgtctctttgttccAGGGTTTCCTCTCCTTCGGGATCTTTGGTCTGGACAGACACCTCATCATCCTGCCCTTTAAAAAGAGGTGAGACTTCTAGATGATCCGATTTGCTCATCAAATAATCAAGCGAGACACCCAGAATCAGAATAATGTCTGTGCCAGGTTGCTGGGGCTGTGGCAGGGCAGGGACAGCCAAGACCTGAGTCCCTCAGGGGTACCAGAGGAGGTCCGGCTCACCTGCACCCAGTTTGTCCGCTACCACAAAGACCAATGTGTGCAAGACATAGTACACACACGCAGGTATGAGCagtttgtgtgctttgtgcatttgcatgCGTCCTTTTGCCTTCTGTTTGGAGAGCGTGTGTGAACGTGTGCTGAAAGATTCGAATCAGATGGTTTCACATTCCTTCCATAGCTTCTGCTTGCATTAGTTTTTTCTGTTAAGTGGAAACACGTTGGAGTGAAGCTTGTGGAAATGGAGCTTTTatgctttggtttggtttggttttggaTCTGAGCTGCTCGGCTGTGTCCCTGCCAGAAGAATTCTGACCCTGTTAATTTCCACGTTATGACTGCCGCTTGTTATCGTCTTTTCCTTTGATCAGCTATTGCTCTCTGCATCCTTTCTGCATGTTATCTATCTGTTGAtctgttttgctgcagtcaCTGAGCATCTCTATCCAccaagtgtttctttttcttaaagCAAGTTTAAGTTGAAGATTACCACCTTTTTAAGTTTCATTATGGTTTGCAGTACAAGTTTGCAGATATGAATAATATAGAAGAAGCATTAGCTGTGACTGATGCTGCTCATTCACAAGTGTTTTAACCTTTTCAGTATCATGCAGATTATAGTAATAGTTTGATTtttaaggacaaaaaaaagcaaaattagCTCAACTATTTACATTGTGTTCCTCTTGTTTACCTATTAGCAGTAATAAATATAAAATCTCACAGTTTTAGATGATAAATATGAATTTTAGCCATTCTGCTACCAAAACTCAACTTACTAAAACACTCTGGATGTTTATGAGTCTTgggtgcttttcttttcttttattctaaaacatgaaatactttccactcttcatttcctctttctcctatttattaatgcttcttctttcctttcttcccctcgtatttgcttttatttcccCCTGCTTCCCTTTGCCTGCCCTCCTTCCTTTTCACTCCTCCTCTACCCTCTAGTGGCTCAGGGGAGAGTGTGAGCGCTTCGACAGGTGAATCCTTCCTCTGATAATGACAGGTTTGGAGGAGAAGGCCTAGAGGAGGAGGCTTTGAGACACCCCCcctcccatcagccccagcGCCTGCACCCACATCCTCAGGAGCAACTTACCCACGAGGAGCAGAACCTGCGCCAGATTCACCAAAGTCACGATCCAGCTGAATCCTGCGGCCGGTGTTCGCCTCCACCCCAGCTTGAGCCTGAGAACGAACACCAAGCACATGCATCCGAGTCTGATATCCCAGAGGAGCTCCAGTCTAACCAAGCCAATCCCTACCAGCATTTTCCTTCAAGCCCACCCCATCCCCATCAACACCCCCAGCCCCATTTAGAAAGCGTGTTTCGGGGCAGCGACTTGGTGGACTGGCTGCTTGAGCGGGGCCTTTGCACCAAGCGAGCCGAGGCCCAACTGTACGCCGTTCACCTTCAGCTGGGAGGAGTGTTAGACCACCTGTCCGGTCGGCACAGCTTCAGGGATGAACCCACCCTGCTGTACCGCTTCACATAGGGGGGAGAGACAGGAGGGATGGTCCCGGGACATGAGGAGAAAGGAGGCGGGGTGTGCATAGCAGAggaggatgggaacaggaggtaCCAAGCGGCAACCACCAGGGCCGAGAGCCAAAGCAGAAGTGCCTTATGGTGCAGTTTTTCCCTCACACACTCAGGAGGTGGCTCTGGAAGGCTAATCGTGTTGATATCAgtgacacacacccacaactTCTCTCCAGAACCTGACTCCTCTGCTCCTACTGTAGTTTCACCTCCTGTAACGTGTTGGCCGACAGGTTTGTTCCAAGCTGATGCTAAGTGGTACTCAAGAAGGTGATTAGCAGGTTTCTGAGGTTATTCATGGTGGTTGCTGCTTGCTTCTCCATTCAGGCTTCACCCAAATTTTCTGCCTCCAGCTACTATGAGAAGAAATTTCCGGAGCTGTGATGAAAGAACCAGCTGTCAGAAGAAGCGATGGTTGGGATTGTGGAGTCCGttaagaaagaagaagaatcaagCGCTCCCTGCTGGGACTTCATCTCTCCTGACTTCTTCActccttttttttaacactttttgaCACTTTTGTTAAAATCTTCTCACCGCTCTTTGATTTTAGCCACTTTCAGATGTGAACAAGATGGCATCGCTCTCCATGACGTGACAGGGAAGCTCGTCTGCGAGCCAGTGAATTCACATTTTCAGGGTGTGAAAGACAAATAAGCTTTGTTTCAAGGACAAGGTGCCGTTCATCAGCCTGTATTTCTGTGGCAGTTGCATGCAGGTGGTGAGAGGACCGTAAAGCAGACCAGTAAACTGACAGTACTGTAAGTGTGCTCTGAGCCGATGAGCTGCAGGGCCGCTGACTGAAAGCCAACGGCGTTCTTGCCCCTTCGTTCTGTTTCATGTCGTCTTGTTTTCTCTCAGATGGAAGAATCTGCCTGTTCTTCCAGTATTTGATATTTTGCACGCTGTGTCTTTTAGCCACTCTGGTCTACGTTGACTGCTTGCATGACTCGGAGCAGCGCAGACTTGTGCTCAGCACTGAACCTTTTGCACTGACTGGATTTCACGTTTTGAAATTATGCAACTCACCggatgtttgtgttgtgacGACGCTGCGGAGGATGTTTGTCATCTTTGCCTCATGGAATTGTgttgtttgaaacgtgtttgGGACTGACTGTGGTCATGTCATAAAATGTAATGGAAGAATTCAGCCCAGGCCAGACCTGAACTCACATTACTTTGACGTTTTCTGGATGACTGGCTGTATATTGCAGGCTAAACTGACTTGGATTGAGTTTCTGAGTCGAGGCTGTAATTTCTAACCACGACTGAACTGTTTACAGATTGTTTGGCTCCCAGTGAGCGACTGGCAGCATTAACTACactacagctgctgtttgcctgCTAAGTGCTGCTGATCTGTGGTATTACGATGAAGTTTACAGTGTGTTGGCAGGACTGCAGAAGACGTCTGGATGGTGATATATGCACACATGGCCTGACACAGACAACACTAATGTCAAAAACTGCTAGCAGTGACCCTTGACCTTTCACCTGAAGCGTTGTGTCCAAACAAAGTTTGTTCTTCTGCATCACTCCCACAAACTATATGTGCATATATGTCTGCCTGCATGTCTTCTGCTGTCTGACCCCACatttaaagggacatttttTTTCAACCTGGACCCTCgtcttcatgttttctgtccagcTGACTAATGGGTAACCTGATGctccagatggtttgttacacagagcCATCTGGGAAGTCATTCATGGGAGGAAAAAGGGCaggcacttaaaaaaaaaaaaaacacttggcaggtgattggatgaaccatctgtccaTCATGGCCTAACTGCAACCAAAAGGGTAGTGAACCTCTTGCCAAAGCCAGTCAGGAGAAGAatggagaaaagccttcagCGCCATTCTTTGCTCTTCGTTCAACAAATGCTAACCTCTGCAGCAGCCGCCATAGTTTTCAAATGAACAGTCGCTTCTCCCGCCGCCATCTCACCTAAACCACGGCCGTAGCTGCCAGTAGATCCTCGCGGGATGCTGATATTGCATAACAGTTGCAAACTTCAAGCCTGGCAGGATGGATTCTCGGCCCACATGGTCTTTTGTGATGTTGCGTCCTCGCGATGGGGCCGCCATTTTTTAAAACTGGTCCAGTATTAAGGTAGAATGTTGCAGCTGGCTGCCGCCTCAGTTGCACCATCAGTGTTCACTAAAAGTGCTTTTTTATTCCATGCCTTTTGTTTGATCCGGTCTTTTTGTTATGTCTCACAAAGTGTCATCAAAGAGAAATCTCGTTCTGAAGTCTGGCAAAGGAGGACAATCCTTTTATTTTCCTGTAGTTTCCCTTCCATAATGTTCtcagacacagaacaacaaTCTGAACACTTTTCGTCGACGTACACTGACGGTGTGCAAACATCTGCAGGGCTTTCTCTGCAGCCTGTCTGCAGCGCTCAACACTGGAAGAACTTCAAAGATCATTGGCTCCATTagaggcaaaaagaaaatggaaaattggGTCCAGATTGAAAAATACAGAAGTTTCCCTTCAAGTTCATGCAATTCACATCAGGTCCTTGTGTTTACGGAGCTGTCGAGGGCCTGCCTTTGCCattgtgaaggtgtgtgtgtttgtgcgtgtgcatgaATAAAAGTGTCTTTGAgtttctgtgtgatgtgtgtgtgttagtgtagGGAAGCACTGAGAGAGGACAAGGGAGATTTTAATGGgggtgtgtaactgtgtgttgtTGGTCTGCAGGATCAGTGTAATGtggatgttttgtttctggtgtGTT
Proteins encoded in this region:
- the gpr155b gene encoding lysosomal cholesterol signaling protein isoform X2; the encoded protein is METANNYVLIHGKNISHNTLVGSTAVPHMSIDKLFPALLECFGIILCGYIAGRADIITESQAKGLGNFVSKFALPALLFKNMVLLDFGDVIWAFLWSVLVAKVTVFVLVCVLTLMVASPDSRYSKAGLYAIFATQSNDFALGYPIVDALYRSTYPEYLQYIYLVAPVSLMLLNPIGFAFCEVQKWRQASHSQHSTLSILGVVVLQVLKNPVVFMVIVGIAAHFALGQQIPAVLSEFIDGLANSFGGAALFYLGLTMVGQLRKLTRDTGVALILLITAKLLVMPLVCKDMVDILDVGVNSTSANHTSLSNFAFLYGVFPTAPSVAIYAGHYNMELEVVTSGMVISTFLSAPIMYVSAWLLTIPLMDPTPLVTELENVSFNISIVSLVALVWTIMVMLLSRKFNRLPHLFALNLFLAQFLVCVSMILWNFLVKKEDNLVGKILTFTLLYGSLYSTYIWTGLIPLCLALTSRDDLLRLRPGVFMILGWGVPFLMVGGLLISGERTDTIDSAFFYGRAQIICTAVVLAVSLLLGAISLMGLSQGDREQRGYQALSRAAVTGINDEPRAPGGQEDPQQQQQQPPQMVNSPACSINSDLHSFSSLQTLPDMIASTQRERTNSTGHSGALCDGQQQGSSSSEQPLNLPPPGPQTTDDKQTVRHVLLCLLLFVSLLANLSSCLWWLFNKDPGRLYLELQFFCAIANYGQGFLSFGIFGLDRHLIILPFKKRLLGLWQGRDSQDLSPSGVPEEVRLTCTQFVRYHKDQCVQDIVHTRSGSGESVSASTGESFL
- the gpr155b gene encoding lysosomal cholesterol signaling protein isoform X1, which gives rise to METANNYVLIHGKNISHNTLVGSTAVPHMSIDKLFPALLECFGIILCGYIAGRADIITESQAKGLGNFVSKFALPALLFKNMVLLDFGDVIWAFLWSVLVAKVTVFVLVCVLTLMVASPDSRYSKAGLYAIFATQSNDFALGYPIVDALYRSTYPEYLQYIYLVAPVSLMLLNPIGFAFCEVQKWRQASHSQHSTLSILGVVVLQVLKNPVVFMVIVGIAAHFALGQQIPAVLSEFIDGLANSFGGAALFYLGLTMVGQLRKLTRDTGVALILLITAKLLVMPLVCKDMVDILDVGVNSTSANHTSLSNFAFLYGVFPTAPSVAIYAGHYNMELEVVTSGMVISTFLSAPIMYVSAWLLTIPLMDPTPLVTELENVSFNISIVSLVALVWTIMVMLLSRKFNRLPHLFALNLFLAQFLVCVSMILWNFLVKKEDNLVGKILTFTLLYGSLYSTYIWTGLIPLCLALTSRDDLLRLRPGVFMILGWGVPFLMVGGLLISGERTDTIDSAFFYGRAQIICTAVVLAVSLLLGAISLMGLSQGDREQRGYQALSRAAVTGINDEPRAPGGQEDPQQQQQQPPQMVNSPACSINSDLHSFSSLQTLPDMIASTQRERTNSTGHSGALCDGQQQGSSSSEQPLNLPPPGPQTTDDKQTVRHVLLCLLLFVSLLANLSSCLWWLFNKDPGRLYLELQFFCAIANYGQGFLSFGIFGLDRHLIILPFKKRLLGLWQGRDSQDLSPSGVPEEVRLTCTQFVRYHKDQCVQDIVHTRRFGGEGLEEEALRHPPSHQPQRLHPHPQEQLTHEEQNLRQIHQSHDPAESCGRCSPPPQLEPENEHQAHASESDIPEELQSNQANPYQHFPSSPPHPHQHPQPHLESVFRGSDLVDWLLERGLCTKRAEAQLYAVHLQLGGVLDHLSGRHSFRDEPTLLYRFT